DNA sequence from the Pedobacter sp. W3I1 genome:
TGAGAATATGGAAATACAAGGAACTGAATTTCTGAAGCAACAGCGTTGTATTTCTCACGAACGGTACGGTAAACGTAATCCTGCTCATCTTTTCTGGAAATATTTCTATTGGTTGGAATTTCTACCACATCTAATTTATAGATCGACCAAAACTCGCCAGCTTCTGTTGTTGCTGTACCCGTCATACCGCAAAGTTTGTGGTACATACGGAAATAATTTTGTAAGGTTACGGTTGCATAAGTTTGTGTAGCATCCTCAACTTTTACATTCTCTTTAGCCTCAATTGCCTGGTGTAAACCATCAGAGTAACGACGGCCATCCATAATACGGCCAGTTTGCTCATCAACAATTTTAATCTTTCCTTCATCGATGATGTACTCCACATCAATCTCGAATAAAGTATAAGCTTTTAACAGTTGGTTAACCGAGTGGATCCGCTCTGCTTTAACAGAATAATCGCGCATTAAGGCATCTTTTTGAACAACCTTTTCTTCTAAAGGCAGATCAGATTTCTCTAAGTCTGCTACTTCAGTACCAACATCAGGCAATACGAAGAAATTCGGATCTTCTCCCGATTGGGTAATGAGTTCGATACCTTTTTCAGTTAATTCAACCTGGTTATTTTTTTCATCGATATAGAAATACAATTCAGAATCTACCTTTGGCATATTCTTAGATTGATCTGCCATATAATGGTTTTCGGTTTTCAACAACAAACCACGAACACCGCTTTCACTTAAAAATTTAATTAAAGCTTTGTTTTTTGGCAAACCACGGTATGCACGCAGTAAGGCTAAGCCACCTTCACCTTCTTCTGTTCCGCTGTTACCTGCGTTGATTAATTTCTTCGCTTCGTTTAATGCCTGTGCTACATAAGCTTTCTGTGCATTAACTAAACGTTCGATACGTGGTTTTAATTCATAAAACTCATGCTCGTCGCCACGTGGAATCGGACCAGAAATAATCAAAGGGGTACGGGCATCATCAATCAAAACTGAATCGACCTCATCCACCATTGCAAAATGCAACTTGCGTTGTACCAATTGATCCGGTGTCTGCGACATATTGTCACGCAGATAATCAAACCCGAATTCATTATTGGTTCCGTAAGTAATATCTGCAGCGTAAGCTTTTCTTCTTTCTTCAGAGTTCGGCTCGTGTTTATCAATACAATCTACACTTAAACCATGGAATTCGAATAGAGGGCCATTCCATTCACTATCACGACGGGCCAGGTAATCATTCACCGTAACGATATGTACGCCTTGACCGGCCAATGCATTTAAATAAGCCGGCAATGTACTCACCAGGGTCTTACCCTCACCGGTAGCCATCTCGGCAATTTTACCGCTGTGCAATACAACACCCCCAATTAATTGCACATCGTAATGTACCATGTTCCAGGCTACTTCAGTTCCTGCAGCATCCCATTTATTGGCCCATTGCGCCTTATCGCCAACAATTTTAACATTGTTTTTTCTTGCAGCGTAATCTCTGTCAAACTGGGTTGCGGTAACCTCTAAATAATCGTTTTCGCTTAAACGACGTGAAGTTTCTTTAATTACAGCAAAAGCTTCAGGAAGGATTTCCAAAAGTACTTTTTCTAATTCTGCATCACGCTCTTTACCTAAGGCATCAACCTGATCATAAATAGCTGTTTTTTGGTGAAGATCTAAATCCTCGCTCTCTGCTTCAGCTTTTAGTGCTGAAATTTTCCCATCAATCTCTGTTAAAAAGGCTGAGATCTTGTCTTTAAATTCTGTGGTTTTACCACGTAACTCGTCGTTGCTAAGTGCCGACAGTTTACTGTATTGTTCATTAATTTTAACAACCAATGGCTGGATAGCCTTTATATCTCTTTCTGATTTACTTCCGAAAATCTTCGCTAAAAATCCTAACATTATAATATTTTAAATCGTATTTATTATTAAAAAATGGTGTGTTACAACAACCAAGCCATTGTCTTCCTTAAGTCAGTTTGGCAGTTGCTGGTATAAATGGGGCATAAATCTTCTAAAAAGATCTTTCAGAAAAAATTAGGGGCTGTTATTCTTCGGTTTTTTCCTGATTGTTAAATCAGTAATTACCTGATTTACACTTACATATTTTGCAACTTTTAACTGGGCTTGGGTTCCGATTAAAGCTAACGTGGTGTATGATAATAAATAAGGGTTACGGTCTTCGTTCAGTTGGACTGAGGCTTTGCCGCTTGCATTAACGCTGATATTATGCTCATTGCAATATTCGTTTAATATCCTTAGCCCTTCAACGCGTTCGGCTTTTGCCAAATGTGTTAAGCTAAAAAATACAAGCGATATGGTAACCAGGTGTTTCATTAATAGCGGCAAAGCTAGTTTTAATCTTTTGTAAATAGAAATTTCAGCTTTACAAAAAGCATAGTCAGATCTTAATTCGCTTCATTTTGTTTGATTCTTAATAAAACGCTTTCAAAAATTGGGCTAAAAAAACAAACCGTCTATACATATATGTCTTTTACCGATACATTTTCTGTTTAATTTTTTTATTTTTATTGTTTTACACCTAATGCTAAAAAGTCTAAGTATTCAAATCATTATTCAATTTCTATTCGGGATTTTGTTATTAGGGCTGCCTTTGTTGTTGCTTTCTAATCAGAATTTCGAAAATATTCAAAAGCCCAGCTTCATATTCAATTACTTTACTTTTTGCTTGATTTTCATTTTTATATACGTTTTCCATATCAAATTTTTATTCCAAAAATTTTATTTACACAAAAAGTATACCTTCTACTTTTTGGCTCTGCTTTTAATTTTAATTGCATTAATTTTTATAAGGCCATTCGACAAGCTGGTTTTCAAAAATCATGGAGAACCAAATCACAAAGAAATGCCTCCACCACCGTGGAATAATAATTTTGAGAACAGACCGCATAAACCAATGTTTAATCGTTTTGGTGGTCCGAATATTGACATTATAAGCATTTTCTTGTTCCTCATTATCGTAATTATCGGCTTTACCCAGGAAACGAACAAACAATTGCGTTTAACTACTCAGCGATTTTTACAGGCAGAAGCAGAAAAAGCACATGCAGAACTTTCCTTTTTAAAGGCACAGGTAAACCCTCATTTTTTATTCAATACCCTAAATAATATATATACACTTGCCATTATTAAGGATGAAAATACAGCCCCTTCTATTATGAAGCTGTCTAATATAATGAGGTATATTACAGATGAGGCTGGTTGTGATTTTGTTAGCCTACAGAGCGAGGTAGATTGTATTACCAACTTTATTGCCCTACAAAAATTACGGTTAACCAAAAAAACCGACTTGAATTATGAACTTACTGGCAATTTTGAAAACAAGAAAATTGCCCCCCTTATTTTAATGGCCTTTGTAGAAAACGTTTTTAAATATGGAATAAGCAACCACAAAAGCAACAGTTTAACTATTAAAATAAATGTACAGAATAGCTCCATTAATTTTTATTGTCAGAACACCATTTACCGGGATAAAAAGAATACAGAACGTACGGGGATTGGAATAGAAAACACCAAACAGCGATTACGTTATATTTACGGCGATAAACACATTCTGAATATCAAAGATAATGACGGGCTTTTTACTGTAAATCTGGCCATTCTTCTTTGATTTCGGATAAATAACGGGACTGGATGTTGATGATTAATTAAACAAATGAACAAACCCCTAAAGTGCATTGCTGTAGATGATGAGCCATTGGCTCTTGCCTTAATTAAAAACTATATTGACGCGACCGACAGTTTACGGTTGGCAAATGTTTTTGAAGATGCAATAGCAGCATCCGAATATTTAAATCGTGTTCCGATAGATTTATTATTTTTAGACATCAATATGCCAGATATTACTGGAATTGAACTTTTTGCATCTTTAACCATTAAGCCAATGGTAATATTTACAACTGCATACAAAAATTTTGCCTTTGAAGGTTTTGAATTAAATGCTATTGATTATTTATTGAAACCTATCGAGTATACGCGTTTTAAAAAGGCAGTTAACAAAGCGCTTCAATTTTATAATTATCAGCATCAAAAAATTACTGAGCCCGCCGGAGAAAGTATTTTCGTACACGCTGAATATAAACTTATTAAAATTGATTTAAAAGATATTCTCTACATTGAAAGTTTGGAGGATTATGTAAAAATTCATATCCAGAACGATAAAATGATTTTAACATTAATGCCATTAAAAAAGATGCTGGAGAAACTTCCAGAAGATCAATTTAAGAGGATACACAGGAGTTTTGTAGTGCCTGTACATAAGGTGGTATCTATTTTAAATAGGAAAGCAGAGCTGATAAGCGGTGAAATTATTCCAATTAGCGATACATATT
Encoded proteins:
- a CDS encoding sensor histidine kinase, giving the protein MPPPPWNNNFENRPHKPMFNRFGGPNIDIISIFLFLIIVIIGFTQETNKQLRLTTQRFLQAEAEKAHAELSFLKAQVNPHFLFNTLNNIYTLAIIKDENTAPSIMKLSNIMRYITDEAGCDFVSLQSEVDCITNFIALQKLRLTKKTDLNYELTGNFENKKIAPLILMAFVENVFKYGISNHKSNSLTIKINVQNSSINFYCQNTIYRDKKNTERTGIGIENTKQRLRYIYGDKHILNIKDNDGLFTVNLAILL
- a CDS encoding LytTR family DNA-binding domain-containing protein, whose amino-acid sequence is MNKPLKCIAVDDEPLALALIKNYIDATDSLRLANVFEDAIAASEYLNRVPIDLLFLDINMPDITGIELFASLTIKPMVIFTTAYKNFAFEGFELNAIDYLLKPIEYTRFKKAVNKALQFYNYQHQKITEPAGESIFVHAEYKLIKIDLKDILYIESLEDYVKIHIQNDKMILTLMPLKKMLEKLPEDQFKRIHRSFVVPVHKVVSILNRKAELISGEIIPISDTYSSFIDDWKKSNKQL